CCTTAAGTGTGCTCTGTCACTCCACCTTAAGTGTGGTGTCTGTCACTCCACCTTAAGTGTGGTGTTCTAATACTCCACCTTAAGTGTGGTGTTCTGTCACTCCACCTTAAGTGTGGTGTTCTAATACTCCACCTTAAGTGTGGTGTTCTGTCACTCCACCTTAAGTGTGGAGCTCTGTTACTCCACCTTAAGTGTGGAGCTCTGTTACTCCACCTTGAGCTGTGGTGGCAGGCAGGTGGTGCGGTAGAAGAGGTTGTTGACCCCTGCTCCACCCCTGCTGGACGGCCCTGGCCTTGCGCAGCTTGGCCTCCCACTCCCGGCAGCGCAggcgctcctgctccagctcagcacaCAGCTCCGCCTGCATCTGCTCAtacctgagagacacacacacacacacacacaccaggaatgGAAGGAtgaaagatggatggatggatggatggatggatggatggatggatggatagatagatagatagaaagatagatagatagatagatagatagatagatagatagatagatggatggatatacagtatatataagaaagatagaaagatagatagatagatagatagatagatagatagatggatggatgtataGAGATAtttaggcagacagacagacagacagagactggcTCGTCTCAGACTGCTTAAATCCTCAGTGCTCTTTTACATCCTCAGTTCAAAACAGCTCACCCCCACAATGCACCCATAAACCCTTCCCCTCTTCAGCAGATCTGAACCATCATGCTCTTTAATGGCCTCTACTTAGAACTACCAGAATGCCTGGCAGCTTGTAATTCTGCATGTCACTCCTCTTCAGTCCCCGGACCcccgagaggaggaggagaggaggaggaggaagaggaggaagaggaggaggaggaggaagcccCTGTGTCACATGTGTCTAATAAGATTAAGGCCTCAAGAGGAGATGCTGCTACCGATGGTGAATACAGTATGTCGCCAACAGATACTTAATCCCTCAGCCACCTggacatgaggtgtgtgtgtgtgtgtgtgtgtgtgtgtgtgtgtgtgtgtgagaaagagtcagtgtgagatggtgtgtgtgtgtgtgtgtgtgtgagagagaggcagtgtgagatggtgtgtgtgtgtgtgtgggagagaggcagtgtgagatggtgtgtgtgtgtgtgtgtgtgtgtgtgtgtgtgtgtgtgtgtgtgtgtgtgagaaagaggcagtgtgagatggtgtgtgtgtgtgaggatgagagaggtgctgttgggtggtggtggtgtggtggttgtgtggtgtgtgtgtgtgtgtgtgtgtgtgtgtgtgtgtgaggagagagaggtgctgttggggggtggtgtgtgtgtgtgtgtgtgtgtgtgaggatgagagaggtgctgttgggtggtggtggtggtggtgcagggGGGGGGACATCTCAATACAAATCAATGAAGCATCAATCATGGTGACTGCAGTTAGACAGGGTagtgaggaggacagagaagggtgtgtgtgtgtgtgtgtgtgtgtgtgtgtgtgtgtgtgtgtgtgtgtgtgtgtgtgtgtgttgtgtgtgtgtgagagagagagagaggcagtgtgagatggtgtgtgtgtgtgtgtgtgtgtgtgtgtgtgtgtgtgtgtgtgtggtatattaAAAGCCTTCAAGCGGCACACCGATGAAGCCGTGTTCTATCGAGCTGAAAAAAGCCACCAGAGATGGGGAGgagtgaggtcagaggtcaaagctTCAGTTTAACATGTACAGAGCACATCATGGAGGCCATCATCACAACCCCCACTGGCACTGATCAAGTACTACAGTGCAGATTGGGAACCGCGACCAGATGGGCTTACTCTGATACTTAATCAGCTGGTGGAAGAGCATAGCAGTGTGGACACTGCAGAGCTTTTGGGTAGTAATGATGGCAGGAAAGTCCTGAGTACTGgccacatttttttattattttttttttaaagatttatttatgggctttttagcctttatttggataggacagtggaGTATTtttagacaggaagtgaggaggagtgaagaggtggggagaggatcgggaaacgacagcaggccggaatcgaacctgtgtccccgtgtACTGGCCACATTTAATTGGAATTGAACGATATGCCATCTGTTATGATATGATTGAAGACACGTATAAATGCACTACAAGAGAGACCTATGTTATGCAGCGCAGTGCTGCTTGGCACAGTAGGGTCGTTAAAACACTGTGATCAGCTTTGCACCAGTATTCACTTCTAATCAGATCCTTTCAGCATACCTTTTTTTGGGTGCAATCTTTGTAGAACAACTGTTGTTACCTTTTGTGAATGATGATGCTACTGGTGCGTGGGTCTCACCTCTCACAGCCAGGCCCGGGGTTGAACTTGATCTGGGCGTACTGCAGCTCCAGGGCGGCCAGCTCCTCCTGCTTCTGGGCCGCCCGCTCCTCGCACTGCTTCATCTGGGtgtgcagctgctgctgtgtggcCGTCTGGGACACCAGCCTGCTCTCCAGCTCCTGTGGACGGgagacacacagcaggcacACCGGGCGGCAGAGGATCAGTGCTAATCCTGTGGCTCTGCACACCTGCACTGACCTATGTTCAGGGTGGTGTCTGCTGATGGACTTCTGTGTTCATTCTTTCCCTTGAGCTGCACAGTTACGGGTGATCGATGCATGAGGTATAAATCTATGagatcattcacacacacacacacacaccacacacacacacacacacacacacacacacacacacaaacacacaaacacacaaacacacaaaacacacacacacacacacacacacacacacacacacacacacacacacacacacaaacacacacacacacacacacacacacacatacacacacacacacacacacactacctgcaGGTCAGTGCAGCCGAGGGCCTCCTTTAGATCATCCATTTCCTTCACCATTTTCATGTGGGACTGCTGTGTGTTGGTTGGAGTGGGTGACTTCTGGGCCACTGCAAGACACAATGCTTCctttaatgtgtgcatgtgtacactgGTCAATCAAAGACACAATGCTTTCTTTAATTCGTGCATGTGTACACTGGTCAATCAAAGACACAATGCTTCCTTTAATTCGTGCATGTGTACACTGGTCAATCAAAGACACAATGCTTCctttaatgtgtgcatgtgcactggTCAATCAAAGTGTCAAATGTATTGCGACTTGTTTTGAACAAATCTACTGAATAACTGTTAAGCACAGTACTACCATACATACCTCGGACACCAACGGGATCAATGGTGTCAGTGAGGTCTTCTTTGGGCTGATTGACTTTTTCTGTTGTCATACAGAACAAAATGGACATTTTAGTGACAAAGTAGACAAAGTTTCAAAATGGTAGGGCTTTTATCCATGCAATGACATTGTGAGCAAGGcaatcccatctctctctctctctctctctctctctctctctctctctctctctctctttttctgctgaCCTGGTCCTTTGATCGGTTTGAGGCACGGCTGATGCGCCTGtcgccctcctctctttccaggcgtccctccacccctctctctttctccaggtgCTTGGTGTTCAGCTTGCCATCTATGACTTGCCGCTCCGTCATCAGCTGTCTCTCCAACTGGACCAGCATTCCCTGCAGGCCATACAGAGGCGTTACAAAACCAGAGAcccagggtgggggggggggggggggccttgaAACTTCAGTTACGTTCAATCTACAATCTAGAGcattcaaattcagttcagttcaatctACAATCTAGAGcattcaaattcagttcagttcaatctTTAATCTAGAGCATTCAAATTCAGTTCTGTTCAATCTACAATCTAGAGcattcaaattcagttcagttcaatctTTAATCTAGAGCATTCAAATTCAGTTCTGTTCAATCTACAATCTAGAGcattcaaattcagttcagttcaatctTTAATCTAGAGcattcaaattcagttcagttcaatctTTAATCTAGAGCATTCAAATTCAGTTCTGTTCAATCTACAATCTAGAGCcttcaaattcagttcagttcaatcgACAATCTAGAGCATTCAAATTCAGTTCAATCTACAATCTAGAGcattcaaattcagttcagttcaatcaAATTCAGTACGGGGGATATGGAATCCAACTCAGGAATGCATTCAAAAATAAACTTGGTTTGACTGATTTCAATTCAAATTGGCCCCGAATGCTGGAGCGAGACCCAACCTTAGTGCTCTCCACTGCGGCCAGGGCGGACTGAGATATCTGGGCCACTTCACTGAGCTCCGTCTGGCCACGCATCACAGTAGACTGTAGTTTGTCTAAAACCTGGGGCATCTCCCTCacttcctgagagagagagagagaccagatgAAAGATTTTGAGTACAACCAGCACATACACTTCATTTATTAAcagcatgtatttgtgtttttttttcagttatgTTACCTGTATATTACAATGATAGTAATGATATGTTAAAGGTGCGTAtggaaaggatgtgtgtgtgtgtttgtgttgtgtaagaaagagagactttTATACAGACCCGGTGTATGTGCTCTTCCACTCGAATGTATGTGTTCTGGATATGTTCTGCCTCAGTGATCTTCATACTCATTTTCTCAAGACAGTTTTTCCAACAGTCGAACACTCTGCATGCACATATaagaagacacacagacaagatagacagacagagatacagaggtgGAGTTTTATTTAATTACTATCGCAAGGGCCATCTGTTGTTGTCACAGCAAAACTGATAATGATAACACTataacattacaacacacacagaagccattCAAGTCAAAGTGAAACCTAGAATCATAATTCACATCCGACATTGTAGGACAAGAACTAAGACAATTCCATATGAATAACTCTCCAAGGTCctggatatttttttatatttgtagcGCTGGCCTTGGTGCTGAACTCTTACGGCCGTACTGCTGTTATATTCTATCGGTGTCATCGTCCCTAGCGACAGGGGCTATTCTTGCCTGATCATAATGTCGCTTTTTCGGATCTGGATTGCTGTGCCGCTCCAGACTCTTCATGGTATTCTCCATCTCCAGCAGCTGGGACTCTCTTAACCGAAGTGTGTACTGCAAGCCATTGTGCTGCTCAACCAGGGTGCACAATCGACGCTGTTGCTTCTCCACGATGTTCTtgggttaaacacacacacacacacacacacacacatctaagtaAAACACTGCAATTTCTCTGTAAATGAGGTGAGGGACACGCTCAACATATAGCGTACAAGTTAGAGCGCAGCTAAATATCTTCTCTGACATTAAAACAAAACGGTATTGAAAATACTCCTGTTGTTGTAAGGAGTGGGCTACTTCAACGTTACCTGGAGGGCGGGCCCTCGATCTAGCAGATAATTGCCCAGTGTCTTCGCATCGCGAGGGGAGTTTGTGGTCATTTTCCAAGATCTCTCTTGCTGCATTGTGTTCGGACTCTTTCTCTATTGAGGGtatgtggaaaaaaaactcGAAGTTGTGATAGCCTACTTTATCAACCACGTAGACATATGAGGATATACGGTTTATCTTCAATAAATGATTATTGACTGTTTATTACTTAATAACTGTCTGTTACTTTAAGTACTGTTTATTAtcttatatatatgtatttataactAAAACGGACGGACATCTGCCCGCAAAGACATCATCAATCCAATTCTTTCACATAACTAACGGAAGTAGCCTAGGGGTATTGTGAAACGCTAACTAAATATGTGTAGTCCACAACTGCAACATCGATGTTGAAGTTCTGATGTTGGATGCAATCAGCTAGCCTACAACATAtggttttaatattttaaatccGAGAACTTTCAACacaaaattatataaaagaacaGCAACATGTCATGGGAGCATTAgtaagtttgttttcttttgaatttAACATAGGCCCACAGAGGGCATTCCAACATTCACAGAAACAGACTGCAGCTGCACTGGGCCTGCTGAACGTGGCATTTTACCTAGTTGTTGAATACGAATTCTCTGCTCCCGCAGCGGAAGCCCCCTTACAGTCTCTGTGTTCCGCTGAATCCATGGCGTCCGAGAAACGATACGTTTTTCGCTTTCTCGTCAAATTTAAAAGATGTAACCACGCCCACAATGCGTCATAAAGTAATAGAACGCACTCATGTTACTTTTTGACTTGCTCGGAAACTCCAACGTTCTAAGGATCCAAATAATGAACATTTCGAAAACAAAAATGTCATAAATAATGTTACACTTAAGACTAAATTCAGTTTACACCTTCAGCTCAAAAGCGAGGGCATCAACCCATACAATTTTTTGGAGAGAACAAAAGCACAACTATTTTGTATTGGATTAGTTTTATATGGGAAATCCTAAATACCCCCATAAAGGCAATGGCAAGCACACAATTtaattacaaacaaacaaatacccTCGTTAAAATGATTAGCTTATGAAATGACTCATTCTGTTCAGCATACATATGGCATCTGTGTAACAatcagaacaacaaaaacaaagtgaaaTGATTTGTTTCGAACCTTTCAGTcatcataaaacaaaataagCACAAGTGGTGTCTTTCCCTTTTTGATTCTTTGACCTGCTTTAACACATTAAAAATAGCAGCCATCAAAAAATCACAGTGGTGTCAGCATCAAAACACTGACATATTGCATTGATATTAGGCTTTAGATTAGGCATGTATTGTGTAAAATGTTAAAACTATTTACCAACATGTACATGTAACTATTTGAACAcctaaaaatacatcaaaactTTGCATACACAGgacacatgtactgtattttTAGACCAACTTGAGAACAGTAAACATACTGTGCACATATAAAATACTGTAGTGTATTAGTGTAGTGTACTAGTgaagtgtagtgtagtgaattagtgtagtgtagtgtaactGTGCGGTGGCAGCCTTATATACCACCAAGTATTCAAATTTCACCTGAATGTAAAAATGACACCTTATAATGCCAGATTACATGTTCTTATCAAGTTCCCATTTTTCTCCAATGTTGTTTCCAACTCCAGTGAGTAAGTACCCCAAATAATTTAACAACTAACCAGAAACCTCCAGGTTCACACTGAAATCAGACACAATAGGACTAATCATCTCCACGCCTGAATCAGACCTTTTGCCTGTCCTGGACAAGTCAACCTCTGTTCAGGGAACAATGTCCCAAAAGTTACTGCACTAGGAAAACCCCTTCAATTAGGTATAAAATAGaagaatataataaattcaTTAAATAAAGTATTGCACTGATAACTACTTTATGGATAACTAATGACAACAGAGGGTGCACATTCATCCGCTTCTGAGTGGAGACAGTCGCCGCATCTCATGATCCTAGAAAAGAGGATGTGGGGTCTGCCAGCCGGTAACGTGGGAGCCTCAATCCCATGTCCTCATCCTGACACAGAGAggaacatatcacacacacacacacacacacgcgcacgcgcacgcgcacacgcacacgcacacgcacacgcacacgcacacgcacacgcacacacacacacacacacacacacacagtcagtcagtcagtaagaTGGGGCAAATTTGACACATTACAGCAtactgtatctctgtctgtctggcaacAGATGGCCCTTGCGATAGTAATTAAATAAAACTCCACCTCTGTatctccatctgtctatctgtctgtgtgtcttcttATATTTGCATGCAGAGTGTTCGACTGTTGGAAAACTGTCTTGAGAAAATGAGTATCAAGATCACTGAGGCAGAAAATATCCAGAACACATTCATTCGTGTGGTGAGACACAGAAGGCACTCAGAAACAACCATAGGCATAGGGGTAAGGTCCTTCTGTAGTCTAGAGTACAGGTAAACAGGCATGTCATCTAACTTTCACACAATTTGAAGAGCGTGACTTTTTCCATATCAGAAATAATGTGTTGATGCTCCAAGCTGATCCCAAGCAAGGAAgcaatgtgtgcatgagtgtggcCGTCTAAGATGGGGGGTTTCAACTCTCTGTttaacttacatttacatttacatttacatttagcagacgcttttatccaaagcgacttacaaggatgtatacacatttttacatttccactgacggcacactgcacatcaggagcaattaggggttcagtgtcttgctcaaggacgcttcgacagggaattgaaccaacaaccttctgattactaaacgacttctctacctcctgtaccactgtcgctaaCTGTCTCCTCCTCTACGCTCTGTCTGGCAGGCATCTCAGTGGCCAGGGGAGCCTTACTGTGTCTCCTGTGTCGGCTGTCTCATCCTCAGTGTGCTCGCTGAAGTCGAAGTCGGAGAGCATCTCGTCATAGTCAGTCTGGTACTCCGATTCATCTGCTGTTTGAAGAGAGAATTATGAAGGGGTGAAGGAGGtaaggggttggggggggttggAATGGGAACACTCCGATCTAACGTAGAAGAAGAATTGGGACTTTTTTCGAAGTGACGCTGAAAAATACTGTGTCTCTCGTGAGGTCCTGCTCTTACCATCTAGGGCAGGCTGCTTGACGGCCGGCTCTATCCGAGACACAATCTCTGCCAGATCAGTGAAGGACGCATTGGGGCAGGTGAGCACCTGAGGACACAAAGATTCACCTCAATAGAAGAAGAATCACCGAAGCAACAACTAGCACAACAAAACGAACAAACTCACTACCAAACACATACAACAGTCTGCTGCCTGCACTGAAGAAAAACATTCAAAGCAGTTTGTTCGCTAACCAAGAGGCCACATCTGGTTGACTAATAACGTTGGTGACTTAATTGTTGTGATAATTCATGAAAGCATTGCAGTATAGTCCATTACAATAATTGGTAATCTCATGCAGTGTCTCCGAGGCAAAACTCAATTACAGAAGCAGTGCACGTGCTAATGAGAGATGTGCACAGAAGCAGTGCACGTGCTAATGAGAGAGGTCACAGAGGAGCAGTGCACGTGCTAATGAGAGCGGTCACAGAAGCAGTGCACGTGCTAATGAGAGATGTGCACAGAAGCAGTGCACGTGCTAATGAGAGCGGTCACAGAGGAGAAGCAGTGCACGTGCTAATGAGAGATGTCACAGAGGAGAAGCAGTGCACGTGCTAATGAGAGAGGTCAAGAGGAGAAGCAGTGCACGTGCTAATGAGAGCGGTCACGAGCAGTTGCACGTGCAATGAGGCAGTCACAGAAGCAGTGCATCGTGCTAATGAGAGCGGTCACAGAAGCAGTGCAACGTGCTAATGAGAGAGGTCACAGAGGAGAAGCAGTGCACGTGCTAATGAGAGCGGTCACAGAAACAGTGCACGTGCTAATGAGAGCGGTCACAGAAACAGTGCACGTGCTAATGAGAGAGGTCACAGAGGAGATGTGCACAGAAGCAGTGCACGTGCTAATGAGAGAGGTCACAGAGGAGAACTAGTGCACGTGCTAATGAGAGCGGTCACAGAGAGAACTAGTGCACGTGCTAATGAGAGCGGTCACAGAGGAGAAGTGCACGTGCTAATGAGAGAGGTCACAGAAGCAGTGCACGTGCTAATGAGAGAGGTCACAGAGGAGAAGTGCCCCAGCACTCACGTTACTCTTCTTGCTCTTGTGGAACTCCTCCTGGTGCCAGTCCTTCAGAATCTGCTCCACCACCCCGCTGCGCTGCCACACGCTGAACACCGTCTTCCCATGCTGGTAGCCAACATCCtacagagacaggagacagatgaacagaaccacagagaggaagagagaaagagagagagagagagggagggagagagagagcgagaaagagagagagagagggagggagagagagagagagagggagggagaggtttCAATGTTTAAACCCCTATATTGAACCATCACATGAATCAAGGACTCCTAAAAAGGCCCCATCCCTGCTACCCCCACACCATATTAAAGGCCACACCAAGAACATAACCACTTATCACCAGGTAACAACAGGCTACCGATATCATCAATCGACCACAGACTTTTGTCTATACACCATTTGCGTGAAAAAGATCTgacataaaaagagagagagagagagagagaaagagagagagaaatgaggagaggACGACTTACTGCGATCTCATCAAACTTGCCGAAATCCAGTGTGCCGTAGCGGTCGATGGGCGGCCGGATGTACTCGCAGTACTCGCTGTTCTTCAACCAAATCATCCAGCTGACGCACGCAGCACACGTAGGCCAGACGCGTCTGGATCTCAGCCATGTTCAACACCtgcagaaaacaacacacacacacacacacacacacacacacacaccccagttaCATACCCATACCAGAGTCATTACTCTCCACACTGGTCATGGAAGGCCTCCGGGCAGGGTTTAGGTCTCATCCACTGTCCTTCGCCCTAGCCACAGGCATGGCAATGTGGGGCTTTATTCTAGCGTCTTGGAGAGATCCATAGGCGTCATACCATGTGAGGCGCGACTTACCGCGCTGACGCCGTCGTGATGAAGGGGTTGACGTCGTTCCACAGCAGCCACCAGCCAGACCAGCGCGTCCGCACTGTAGTTGGTCAAGGTCCCTCTACAGTGCGCGGCCTGCAGCCCACAGTCTAGACGGCGATCACGCCAACGCGGTTGGCACCGCATTGGGGAGCGGCGAGGCCGACGTCAGCTTGTTGgcgggaggggaggtggagcgGTTGGCAACTAGGAAGGTCGAGAGAAGCCGTTCAACTGAAAGTCACTCTGGGAGGGCCAgatgtcttgtttttttattcatcCACTGGGAACACCTTTTAGCACTGTTGCAAAACGCCGCCATCTCAGTCGAGAAACAGACTTACAGCATACACATACGTAGCTAGAGTAATGGACAGTTTCACTCCAAGGCAAGGTCAGGAGAGATTCATGCCAGCGATTAAAAGTGCGACCCTCGCAGACAAATTGGACAGTGAAGGCATACTTTGCATCAAAGTTGTACTCGTGAGCCAATGACCTTGATGTAGCTAATGGCTTGCTCTGGCACTTGAGTTCCAGGAGCAAGGGACGGGAACGTCCCGAGAAAACCCTATTAAAAGATGGATGTGGCTTTCGCATCCAGTCACTGCAATCATCTAGATTGGCCCGAGCTGGACACCGTTCAGTCTCCCATTAACATGACATATTCCACTCAAACCCTGCACTGTCACTGAAACCTGACTTCATTTTTGGGTTTTTGTAAAGCAACCAGACGATGGATGCCAACCGTCAGATCAATCGTCAGGCAATGCCCGTTGTGGTGGGGCCCTTTAAAGAAGAGATAAATGAgatatggggagggggggtcaacCTGGCAGATTGTTGATGTACCCTCCGTCCATGAGTAAGTGACCGTCTTTGGGGTCGCAGAGGGTGGCAGGTAGCCAGAGAGGACATGCTGGCACGTATGTACCCCAGAGAGAGCCTGCGGGAACAAATCACAATCAGAGCTGTTACTGGACCCAGAGACAGAACAAGGGAGGATGtgtggaagaaggagagagataaatggggagagagacaaatgaaaagagagagagagagagagattgatctTTATTTAGATTTTTTCTCAGTGCAGCCTACTTATACTCTGTAGTATAACGAGCTTAAAAGTCACTAAAATGATCATTGTCATTACTTACCATGATTAGTATTATtgcatatacgtgtgtgtgtggtgttgtgtgtgtgtgtccgtgtgtgtggtgtgtgtgtgttacataccATCAGTGTGCACACGCATACAAGAGGCCGTGATGTCTGTGGTGATGTTAAAGTATGGCAGCCACATATCCTTTGGGAAGAGAGACAGTAATACAGAAACAGACAATAAAAGGAAGGAACCTTACTCAGGAACTCACAAGCCTCCAGCTTTTGGATTACTACTTTCTCAGGGGACACATCCAGCTATTATGGAGCCTGCTGTATGCAGTTCATTTTACAGAAACCCAAAGGCATTGTGCTGAGCTGGCTAGGGTGACCAAGACAGCCCTGTTCTCATCTTCCCACCTCATCTGTTTGCCTTTGAAAATGGCACTGATCCGTTGTTGAAGGAGGCTCTGAGACATGGAGGTCACTGGGTACGTCAGGTCGAGAATCTTCTTGAACATGAGGTCATCTCCTGCGGAACGACAGACAATATTCTGGTTTTCAAGAACACCACAACCCTTTGGCTGAATGGATTATTATAAAAGGAATATGTCAaacaacacactgacatacacacacacacacacacacacacacacacacacacacacaacacacacacacacacacacacacacacacacacacacaccacacacacacacacacaccacaaacacagtcaaacacacatacacactcgcacaaacacGTAGAAATTAGAGACAGTAGAAATGAACTGGTAAACTTAAAAAGTAAATGAAGAAATACTATTCAGGACACAGAAAGAGGCTACACTGAAACACAACCCAAACACATATTacagacgtacacacattctcatgcgcacacacacaaaacaattatgcacagacgtacacacactctcatgcaccacacacaacatatatgcagacgtacacacactctcatgcacccacacacaaacacatatgcacagacgtacacacacacacacaaacacagtcaaacacac
This genomic window from Clupea harengus unplaced genomic scaffold, Ch_v2.0.2, whole genome shotgun sequence contains:
- the LOC122130231 gene encoding uncharacterized protein LOC122130231; this translates as MSMKITEAEHIQNTYIRVEEHIHREVREMPQVLDKLQSTVMRGQTELSEVAQISQSALAAVESTKGMLVQLERQLMTERQVIDGKLNTKHLEKERGVEGRLEREEGDRRISRASNRSKDQVKKVNQPKEDLTDTIDPVGVRVAQKSPTPTNTQQSHMKMVKEMDDLKEALGCTDLQELESRLVSQTATQQQLHTQMKQCEERAAQKQEELAALELQYAQIKFNPGPGCERYEQMQAELCAELEQERLRCREWEAKLRKARAVQQGWSRGQQPLLPHHLPATTAQGGVTELHT